One window from the genome of Penaeus monodon isolate SGIC_2016 chromosome 2, NSTDA_Pmon_1, whole genome shotgun sequence encodes:
- the LOC119578055 gene encoding zinc finger protein 235-like, with translation MVVTLQAALELMRKKSNEPLDLSQLLVVGRAQSADSDERRSVSSESSVSSCGASESSQASAGDPSSGSSIYQYLFSPSLPPPPSHPTRRLTDPFTLQETFGRSYDVGAPYEAPAPRRPRERSLLPCHICGKIFDRPSLLKRHMRTHTGEKPHICEVCGKGFSTSSSLNTHRRIHSGEKPHQCGTCGKRFTASSNLYYHKMTHIKDKPHKCGVCGRSFPTPGDLRCHTFVHTGQWPHRCPVCSKGFSKLTNLRNHLLLHSGVKTGDTGSTSNTALTHAML, from the exons ATGGTGGTCACTCTGCAGGCCGCGTTGGAGCTTATGAGGAAAAAGAGTA ACGAGCCGCTGGACCTCTCGCAGTTGCTGGTGGTCGGGCGCGCGCAGTCGGCCGACAGTGACGAGCGGCGGTCGGTGTCGTCCGAGTCGTCGGTCTCCTCCTGCGGCGCCTCCGAGTCCTCCCAGGCGTCGGCGGGGGACCCTTCGTCAGGCAG CTCAATATACCaatatcttttctctccttccctgcctccccccccctcccacccaactCGTAGACTGACCGACCCCTTCACACTGCAAGAGACCTTCGGCAGGAGCTATGACGTCGGCGCCCCCTACGAAGCCCCTGCTCCTCGCCGGCCCCGAGAGCGCTCCCTTCTGCCGTGCCACATCTGCGGAAAAATCTTCGACCGACCCAGCCTCCTTAAGCGACACATGCGGACTCATACAG GTGAGAAGCCCCACATATGCGAAGTGTGTGGTAAAGGTTTCTCCACAAGCTCCTCTCTCAACACCCACCGACGGATCCATAGTGGTGAGAAGCCTCATCAGTGCGGCACTTGTGGGAAAAGGTTCACCGCGTCGTCCAACTTATATTATCACAAGATGACTCATATTAAG GACAAACCCCACAAATGCGGCGTGTGTGGGCGGTCCTTCCCAACTCCAGGGGATCTGCGGTGCCACACCTTCGTCCACACGGGGCAGTGGCCTCACCGGTGCCCTGTCTGCTCTAAGGGCTTCAGTAAGCTTACGAACTTGCGGAATCACCTGCTGCTCCACTCAG gAGTAAAAACGGGTGACACTGGATCGACCAGTAATACAGCTCTGACTCATGCCATGCTGTAG